In Limosilactobacillus sp. WILCCON 0051, a single window of DNA contains:
- a CDS encoding pyruvate carboxylase translates to MKKVLIANRGEIAVRIIRACHELGLKTVAVYAKEDEYGVHRFRADEAYQIGAGKKPIEAYLDMDDIIRVAKQTGADAVHPGYGFLAENEEFAQKCADNGIIFIGPTVRQLQLFGDKVAAKEVAVKAGLKTIPGTDEPVQSIDEVREFAHTHGYPIMIKAAMGGGGRGMRIVHDDDELDGAYDRARSEAKQSFGDDELYVEKYLKNPKHIEVQILADQHGHVMHLFERDCSVQRRNQKVIEFAPSLALSEERRQAICQAAVKLMESVHYQNAGTVEFLVTDEDFYFIEVNPRIQVEHTVTELITDVDIVQSQILIADGADLYQDLELPAQDQLKYNGYGIQCRVTTEDPENNFMPDTGRIETYRSPGGMGVRLDGGNAYAGAVITPYFDSLLVKACVHGRTFKSAVRRMIRVLHEFQIRGIKTNIPFMLNVLHHPVFEAGQAHTTFIDQTPELFDFKHEKPDAAKQLLTYVGDVTVNGFNGVKAREQVHAAELKAPKINLERHNGLPIVNAKDILDRDGAEAAMKWVSAQKRVLITDTTMRDAHQSLFATRMRTKDMLPIADLYDHAMPNVFSAEVWGGATFDVAYRFLGEDPWQRLKILREKMPHTMLQMLLRGSNAVGYKNYPDNVLKKFIDKSAEDGVDVFRIFDSLNWIEQMQKSIEYVRQTGKIAEGTMCYTGDLLSPDEHKYTLDYYKTLAGQLVDAGAQIIGIKDMAGLLKPQAAYELIGELKSKYDVPVHLHTHDTTGNGVATYVQATRAGVDVVDVASSALSGTTSQPSMSSFYYALAGNERQPELDIETVEKINDYWAQVKPLYQDFMNGITSPQTDIYQTEMPGGQYSNLQQQAKSLGLDDFDEVKAKYREVNALLGDIVKVTPSSKVVGDLAIFMIQNGLNAENIIERGETLDFPESVVNFFAGDLGQPYGGFPKQLQKVVLKDHPAITVRPGSLAQPVDFDQMTKELAEQLKRQPTAEEVISYVLYPDVYLDYVKRNRQYGKIGVLDTNTFYQGMRPGEKIYVNLRPGRTEILELNTVSDMDVDGNRHLLFSENGQQLVLTVKDQTHAATAKVSVPKADPHDPGQIGMPLNGTVVDVMVENGQEVKKGQTLVVTEAMKMETTIKASFDGKIDKVYAKAGSTMESQDLLIQMSPLS, encoded by the coding sequence GTGAAGAAAGTTTTAATTGCCAATCGTGGCGAAATAGCAGTTCGGATCATTCGTGCCTGTCATGAGCTGGGCTTGAAGACGGTTGCTGTTTATGCCAAAGAAGATGAATACGGCGTCCATCGTTTCCGGGCGGATGAGGCCTATCAGATTGGCGCAGGTAAAAAGCCAATTGAGGCCTACCTGGATATGGATGACATTATTCGAGTCGCTAAGCAGACTGGTGCCGATGCGGTCCATCCTGGCTACGGTTTTTTAGCTGAAAATGAAGAGTTTGCGCAAAAATGTGCGGATAACGGCATTATCTTTATCGGGCCAACCGTTCGTCAGCTGCAGCTGTTTGGCGACAAGGTTGCGGCTAAGGAAGTTGCGGTCAAGGCAGGCTTAAAGACGATTCCAGGTACGGATGAGCCGGTCCAGTCAATTGATGAGGTTCGTGAATTCGCGCATACGCATGGCTATCCGATCATGATCAAGGCAGCCATGGGCGGCGGCGGTCGCGGGATGCGAATCGTTCACGATGATGATGAGCTCGATGGCGCCTACGATCGTGCCCGCAGCGAGGCCAAGCAGTCATTTGGCGATGATGAGCTTTACGTTGAAAAGTATCTGAAGAACCCTAAGCATATTGAAGTGCAGATTCTGGCTGACCAGCATGGGCACGTTATGCACCTGTTTGAGCGTGACTGCTCGGTTCAGCGACGGAATCAAAAAGTGATCGAGTTTGCGCCTAGTCTGGCCCTAAGCGAAGAACGACGCCAGGCAATCTGCCAGGCAGCCGTTAAGCTGATGGAAAGCGTGCACTATCAAAATGCCGGTACGGTTGAATTCCTGGTCACGGATGAGGACTTTTACTTTATTGAGGTCAACCCGCGGATTCAAGTTGAGCATACCGTTACGGAATTGATTACCGATGTCGACATCGTCCAGTCGCAGATTCTGATTGCCGATGGTGCCGATCTGTATCAGGATCTTGAGCTGCCGGCCCAGGATCAGCTGAAGTACAACGGCTACGGGATTCAATGCCGGGTAACGACTGAAGACCCAGAAAACAACTTTATGCCGGATACTGGCCGCATCGAAACCTATCGTTCACCTGGTGGGATGGGCGTACGGCTTGATGGGGGCAATGCCTATGCCGGGGCTGTAATCACGCCATACTTTGATTCGCTGCTGGTTAAGGCCTGCGTTCATGGTCGAACTTTTAAGTCAGCAGTCCGGCGTATGATTCGAGTGCTGCATGAGTTCCAGATTCGCGGCATTAAGACCAACATTCCGTTCATGCTCAACGTCTTGCATCATCCAGTCTTTGAGGCTGGTCAGGCGCATACGACGTTTATTGATCAGACGCCAGAGCTGTTCGATTTCAAACATGAAAAACCGGATGCAGCCAAGCAGCTGCTGACCTATGTTGGTGACGTTACCGTTAACGGCTTTAATGGCGTCAAGGCGCGCGAACAGGTTCATGCTGCCGAATTAAAGGCGCCAAAGATCAACCTTGAGCGTCATAATGGACTGCCAATCGTCAATGCCAAGGATATTCTGGATCGTGACGGAGCTGAGGCGGCAATGAAGTGGGTCAGCGCCCAAAAGCGGGTTCTGATCACTGATACGACGATGCGGGACGCGCACCAGAGTTTGTTTGCCACACGGATGCGGACCAAAGACATGCTGCCGATTGCCGACCTTTACGATCACGCCATGCCAAACGTCTTCTCAGCTGAAGTATGGGGCGGGGCAACCTTTGACGTGGCTTACCGCTTCTTAGGCGAGGATCCATGGCAGCGGCTGAAGATTCTGCGTGAAAAGATGCCGCATACCATGCTGCAGATGCTGTTGCGGGGATCGAACGCCGTTGGCTACAAGAACTATCCTGACAACGTCTTAAAGAAATTCATCGACAAGAGTGCTGAAGATGGCGTTGACGTCTTTCGAATCTTTGACAGCCTGAACTGGATCGAACAAATGCAAAAGAGCATTGAATACGTTCGGCAGACTGGCAAGATTGCTGAAGGGACGATGTGCTATACGGGCGACCTGCTCAGCCCAGACGAGCATAAATACACGCTGGACTACTACAAGACGCTGGCTGGTCAGCTGGTTGATGCCGGGGCCCAGATCATCGGCATCAAAGATATGGCTGGACTGCTCAAGCCACAGGCCGCCTATGAACTGATTGGCGAACTGAAGAGCAAGTATGACGTACCGGTTCACCTGCATACGCATGACACGACTGGCAATGGGGTTGCAACCTACGTTCAGGCTACCAGAGCCGGCGTTGACGTGGTTGACGTAGCTTCCAGCGCGCTTTCGGGAACGACGAGTCAGCCAAGCATGAGCAGTTTCTACTATGCTTTAGCTGGTAATGAACGGCAGCCAGAACTGGATATTGAAACGGTTGAAAAGATCAATGACTACTGGGCACAGGTCAAGCCGCTCTACCAAGACTTCATGAACGGCATTACGTCACCACAGACCGACATTTATCAAACGGAGATGCCTGGTGGCCAATACTCCAACCTGCAGCAGCAGGCTAAGTCGCTGGGACTGGACGACTTTGATGAGGTTAAGGCCAAGTATCGTGAAGTTAATGCCCTGCTTGGCGATATCGTTAAGGTTACGCCAAGTTCTAAGGTAGTCGGCGATCTGGCCATCTTTATGATCCAAAACGGCCTGAATGCCGAAAACATTATCGAACGCGGCGAAACGCTCGACTTCCCAGAATCCGTAGTCAACTTCTTTGCAGGTGATCTTGGTCAGCCATATGGCGGTTTTCCAAAGCAGCTGCAAAAAGTCGTCTTAAAGGATCACCCAGCGATTACGGTTCGTCCCGGCAGTCTGGCACAGCCAGTTGACTTTGATCAGATGACCAAGGAACTGGCTGAGCAGCTGAAGCGCCAGCCAACCGCTGAAGAAGTCATCAGCTATGTACTGTACCCAGACGTTTATCTTGATTATGTCAAGCGCAATCGTCAATATGGCAAGATCGGCGTCCTGGACACGAATACGTTCTATCAAGGAATGCGCCCAGGCGAAAAGATCTACGTCAATCTGCGGCCGGGTCGTACGGAGATTCTTGAGCTCAATACGGTTTCTGACATGGACGTTGACGGCAACCGCCACTTACTGTTCTCCGAAAACGGTCAGCAGCTGGTCTTGACGGTCAAGGATCAGACACATGCGGCCACGGCCAAGGTCAGCGTGCCAAAAGCCGATCCGCACGATCCAGGTCAGATTGGGATGCCGCTTAATGGGACGGTCGTTGACGTGATGGTCGAAAACGGTCAAGAAGTCAAGAAGGGCCAGACGCTGGTCGTAACCGAGGCCATGAAGATGGAAACAACGATCAAGGCCTCGTTTGAC